A DNA window from Aureibaculum sp. 2308TA14-22 contains the following coding sequences:
- a CDS encoding DUF3179 domain-containing (seleno)protein — translation MKFRLIDEVTKKPIVDAHIFINNSSLGTISDKNGYCKLNVSKQETQLLVIRHVLYKTLSISPEQYQSLVNRDTLEMFGKTVNLNEVLLTAKKSRKWKKNFRRFRKTLLGEGKAAASCKILNPEVLQFEEKNEILTVNATDLLEIENDYLGYTIRFWLEELSIKTDGSTYYKGNGQYINKAKPDDTRYSKRRENIYTHSLPHFLRSLLKSPNKAALKELGYELTFEEYEAGTFKTILNPTELSTLIQPDSLTGNYQLHFPEFLTIKHLGLTMSSENEVQVNVSLAEQRKLGSSRTQSLGKKVQNQVSRLYKIEPYLLFDKRGNIINKAAVREYGYWANQRLASTLPIDYNSFLDSNTKQSAPKLVDTLQIFKNLIGYDQQKKTAALRFLQQNWSQGYIAPLLDILRLSKDDWQQQEIKAVLNKHEPELKADYFNGIQWLWKRSPKYGNYYADFKGYLYSAVDSAFYKYFTGRENQTIIRLDEIVWGGVSKDGIPTLKSPTMMAANEATYLSDTDVVFGLVIHGEARAYPKRILAWHEFLTDDIGDQSIAVVYCTLCGTVIIYDTEYNGVKHKLGTSGFLYRSNKLMYDQATQSLWNTIMGTPVVGPLVEQNIELSTLPVETTTWGAWRKRHPTTQVLSIETGHARNYAEGEAYKDYFADDNLMFPVQRLDRRLPNKARVFIPRPKNFAAQPLAIAVDYLKRKRIHHDKIEDQRLLIITESNGASRAYAIDNQQFKTYKNGKLKDINGEVWLVKEEALVGPEKQRLLRIPAHEVFWFAWVNVFPETRIIY, via the coding sequence TTGAAATTCCGTTTGATTGATGAAGTCACTAAAAAACCAATAGTAGACGCCCATATTTTTATAAACAACTCCAGCCTAGGTACTATAAGCGATAAAAATGGCTACTGTAAACTTAACGTTTCCAAACAGGAAACGCAATTACTCGTTATAAGGCATGTATTATACAAAACACTATCCATTAGCCCAGAGCAATATCAAAGTCTAGTGAATCGTGATACGCTCGAAATGTTTGGTAAAACTGTAAATTTGAATGAAGTTCTCCTTACGGCTAAAAAGAGTAGAAAATGGAAGAAAAATTTTAGAAGATTTAGAAAAACCCTATTGGGAGAAGGCAAAGCTGCCGCTAGTTGTAAAATTTTAAATCCAGAAGTTTTGCAATTCGAAGAAAAGAATGAAATCTTAACGGTAAATGCAACCGATCTCTTAGAAATAGAAAACGACTACTTAGGCTATACTATTCGTTTCTGGCTTGAGGAGTTATCCATCAAAACAGATGGTTCTACCTATTACAAAGGCAACGGTCAATACATTAACAAAGCAAAACCTGATGATACGCGTTATAGTAAGAGAAGAGAAAATATCTATACTCACAGCTTACCGCACTTTTTACGAAGTCTTTTAAAGAGTCCCAATAAAGCGGCACTAAAAGAATTGGGCTACGAGCTTACTTTTGAAGAGTATGAAGCAGGAACGTTTAAGACCATTCTTAATCCAACAGAATTAAGTACGCTTATTCAACCCGATAGTCTCACTGGGAATTATCAACTGCACTTTCCTGAATTTTTAACCATCAAACACCTCGGGTTAACCATGTCTTCTGAAAATGAAGTACAAGTTAACGTCTCACTTGCAGAACAGCGAAAATTGGGGTCTAGCAGAACCCAATCTCTAGGAAAAAAGGTGCAAAACCAAGTTTCTAGACTGTATAAAATAGAACCCTATTTGTTATTTGATAAACGTGGAAATATCATTAATAAAGCGGCAGTAAGAGAATACGGCTACTGGGCAAATCAGCGTCTGGCTTCCACCTTACCTATTGATTACAATAGCTTTTTAGATAGTAACACCAAGCAATCAGCACCAAAGTTAGTGGACACTCTACAAATTTTTAAGAATCTTATTGGTTACGATCAGCAAAAAAAGACAGCAGCGTTACGTTTTTTACAACAAAATTGGTCTCAAGGCTATATAGCTCCGCTACTTGATATATTGAGGTTAAGCAAAGATGATTGGCAACAACAAGAAATTAAAGCCGTATTGAACAAACATGAGCCTGAACTTAAAGCTGATTATTTTAATGGTATCCAATGGTTGTGGAAACGTTCGCCCAAATATGGAAATTACTATGCTGACTTTAAAGGATATTTGTATAGTGCTGTTGATTCTGCTTTTTATAAATACTTTACTGGAAGAGAGAACCAAACCATAATTCGATTGGACGAAATTGTTTGGGGTGGTGTTAGCAAGGACGGTATCCCAACGTTAAAATCACCTACCATGATGGCTGCCAATGAGGCCACATATCTTTCAGATACTGACGTTGTTTTTGGCCTTGTAATTCATGGAGAAGCTCGTGCGTATCCAAAACGTATTTTGGCATGGCACGAATTTCTTACGGACGATATAGGAGACCAATCTATTGCAGTTGTGTATTGTACACTTTGCGGTACCGTTATTATCTATGATACTGAATATAACGGCGTAAAGCATAAATTAGGAACCAGTGGATTTCTCTATCGCTCTAATAAATTAATGTATGACCAGGCTACGCAATCGTTATGGAATACTATTATGGGTACCCCTGTAGTGGGTCCTTTGGTTGAACAGAATATTGAGCTATCTACGCTACCTGTAGAAACCACGACTTGGGGAGCATGGCGAAAGCGGCATCCAACTACGCAAGTGCTCTCTATTGAAACTGGGCATGCCAGAAATTATGCTGAAGGTGAAGCTTACAAGGACTATTTTGCGGATGACAACCTGATGTTTCCAGTACAAAGATTGGACAGGCGTTTACCCAATAAAGCTAGGGTTTTTATACCTCGCCCCAAAAACTTTGCAGCACAACCCTTAGCCATTGCTGTAGATTATTTAAAACGTAAAAGAATTCATCACGATAAGATTGAAGATCAACGGTTGTTAATCATCACCGAAAGTAACGGAGCCAGCCGTGCCTATGCCATTGATAACCAGCAATTCAAAACCTATAAGAATGGGAAATTAAAAGATATTAATGGCGAAGTATGGCTAGTAAAAGAAGAGGCTTTGGTAGGCCCGGAAAAACAACGCCTCTTACGGATACCTGCACATGAGGTTTTTTGGTTTGCATGGGTTAATGTTTTTCCTGAAACAAGAATCATTTATTAA
- a CDS encoding serine hydrolase domain-containing protein has translation MKTLKTIYSLLIISLIGNYNTFAQFQLTDLSNPDKANISKDSLQKMEIYFHKLVDEKQLAGIQTGILRNGKLIYFDSYGYLNIEKETPVNENSIFRIFSMTKPIVSVALMQLYEQGKFKLDDPLYKYIPEFKKLNVLNGTTLVPAKNPIRIIDLLRHTSGYNYGNGRNTTLNQYYTQANLYTSKNNKEFVKKLSTIPLQFEPGTNWQYGLSTNICGYLIEVLSGKTLKQYLKDSIFEPLQMNDTHFQLPRSKVHRFATGYRWNANGGLYVSEPHDDNRYINEVTLFNGGGGLVSTTFDYLKFCQMLLNDGSLNNVSILKPETIALMTADHLDETRKHQSEGLRLPNGEASFGLGFAIRGENPNVLEKVYGWGGAAGTYFKIDAKHNLVYVMMIQLSPYRQLGLRQQLQEFINAAIIE, from the coding sequence ATGAAAACATTAAAAACAATTTATAGCTTATTAATTATATCATTAATAGGTAATTACAATACTTTTGCTCAATTTCAATTGACTGATTTATCAAACCCAGATAAGGCAAATATATCTAAAGATTCACTCCAAAAAATGGAAATCTATTTTCATAAGTTAGTGGATGAAAAACAATTAGCTGGTATCCAAACTGGAATACTACGTAACGGAAAACTCATTTATTTTGACAGTTATGGGTATTTGAATATTGAAAAAGAAACACCTGTAAATGAAAATAGCATCTTTAGAATTTTTTCAATGACCAAACCCATTGTATCTGTTGCGTTAATGCAATTGTACGAACAAGGAAAATTCAAATTGGACGATCCCCTTTACAAATACATACCTGAATTTAAAAAATTAAATGTTCTAAACGGTACTACCTTAGTTCCAGCCAAAAATCCAATACGGATTATAGATCTGTTAAGGCATACCTCAGGTTATAATTACGGAAATGGTCGTAATACAACACTAAACCAATACTATACTCAAGCCAATTTGTATACCTCAAAAAACAATAAAGAATTTGTAAAAAAACTGAGCACAATCCCGCTGCAATTTGAGCCCGGTACCAACTGGCAATATGGGCTGTCTACTAATATCTGCGGCTATTTAATTGAAGTGCTTTCTGGCAAAACACTAAAACAGTACCTAAAAGATTCCATTTTTGAACCTCTACAAATGAACGATACCCATTTTCAATTGCCTAGAAGTAAAGTCCATCGTTTTGCAACAGGTTACAGATGGAATGCCAACGGCGGACTCTATGTGTCAGAACCCCATGATGACAATAGATATATTAATGAAGTTACCCTTTTTAATGGTGGTGGCGGTTTAGTCTCCACCACCTTTGATTATTTAAAATTTTGTCAAATGCTTCTAAACGATGGAAGTTTAAATAACGTCAGCATTTTAAAACCAGAAACCATCGCATTAATGACTGCTGACCATTTAGATGAAACAAGAAAACATCAATCAGAAGGGCTTAGATTGCCAAATGGGGAAGCAAGTTTCGGTTTGGGCTTTGCCATTCGTGGAGAAAACCCCAATGTCTTAGAAAAAGTATATGGTTGGGGTGGAGCCGCAGGCACTTACTTTAAAATAGATGCAAAACATAACTTGGTGTATGTAATGATGATTCAACTTTCGCCTTACAGGCAGTTAGGCTTACGCCAACAATTACAGGAATTTATTAATGCAGCTATAATTGAATAA
- a CDS encoding permease prefix domain 1-containing protein, whose protein sequence is MSQNPNITIDNTNELESHILEEIEQLQKIGLVEEEAFLIAKKRMGNTDMLTQEFSKVNRKTYILNKIKPYINGILLFIAFLSITELFLTVSIYLAKELGTNDANLNSVSIGVLTLITILPIRFIYLLYKNENLNVRIFKSLSLLIIAIIILRITIFFSTILLVNSLNKSSFDSLHISLKLYQIILVIFIFTFSFILTYHSKKEKKVKIAK, encoded by the coding sequence TTGTCTCAAAATCCTAATATAACAATTGACAATACCAATGAATTAGAAAGTCACATCTTAGAGGAGATAGAACAATTACAAAAAATCGGTTTAGTCGAAGAGGAAGCCTTTTTAATTGCCAAAAAAAGAATGGGAAATACAGATATGTTAACCCAAGAATTTAGCAAAGTAAACCGAAAAACATATATATTGAATAAAATTAAACCTTATATAAATGGTATTTTATTGTTTATAGCATTTCTTTCCATAACAGAATTATTCCTCACTGTGTCAATATATCTAGCCAAAGAACTGGGAACAAACGATGCCAACTTAAATTCTGTTTCAATAGGAGTACTAACTCTTATAACAATTTTACCAATAAGGTTTATATATCTATTATACAAAAATGAAAACTTAAATGTGAGGATTTTTAAGAGTTTATCCTTATTAATTATAGCCATAATCATCTTAAGAATAACTATTTTTTTTAGTACAATTTTGTTAGTTAATTCTTTAAATAAATCAAGTTTTGACAGCTTACATATCAGCTTAAAATTATATCAAATTATTTTAGTTATCTTTATTTTTACTTTCTCGTTTATCCTGACATATCATTCAAAAAAAGAAAAAAAAGTAAAAATTGCTAAATAA
- the yaaA gene encoding peroxide stress protein YaaA, which translates to MKIVISPAKSLDFESKVPTKKYTEPIFSAEAEKLSTVLKKKSAKQLSKLMNISDNLGQLNYERNQQWCLPFTPENSKQAIYAFNGDVFRGLDVATIPTEKLDQLQDKLRIISGQYGLLKPLDLMQPYRLEMGTRLKIGRKNNLYQYWDNTITEALNDELKENEPVINLASTEYFKAIKPKVLKSPIITPVFKDLKNGQYKTIMTYAKLARGYMVRYIIDNDINTVEELKGFDTEGYAFDANMSSENELVFTR; encoded by the coding sequence ATGAAAATAGTTATATCTCCAGCAAAGTCATTAGATTTTGAATCTAAAGTGCCTACAAAAAAATATACAGAACCTATTTTTTCTGCCGAAGCTGAAAAACTCAGTACCGTCTTAAAAAAGAAAAGTGCTAAGCAATTATCTAAATTGATGAATATTTCTGATAATTTAGGACAATTGAATTATGAACGGAATCAACAATGGTGTTTGCCTTTTACACCAGAGAATTCTAAGCAGGCTATTTATGCGTTTAATGGTGATGTGTTTAGAGGGTTGGATGTTGCAACAATACCGACAGAAAAATTAGATCAATTACAGGATAAGCTACGGATTATTTCGGGTCAATATGGCTTGTTAAAACCATTAGATTTGATGCAACCTTACCGCCTAGAAATGGGTACACGATTAAAAATAGGTAGAAAGAATAATTTGTATCAGTATTGGGACAACACGATAACTGAAGCCCTAAATGACGAATTGAAAGAAAACGAACCCGTAATCAATTTGGCAAGTACAGAGTACTTTAAAGCGATAAAACCAAAGGTGTTAAAATCACCTATTATTACTCCAGTTTTTAAGGACTTAAAAAACGGTCAATATAAAACTATTATGACTTATGCCAAACTGGCTAGAGGCTATATGGTACGTTATATCATTGATAATGATATCAATACTGTTGAAGAATTAAAAGGTTTTGACACCGAAGGTTATGCTTTTGATGCCAATATGTCTTCTGAAAATGAGTTGGTGTTTACCAGATAG
- a CDS encoding PadR family transcriptional regulator encodes MEKLSKELIGASSIPIILSILSKNESYGYEIIKKVKDISNGKIAYGDGTLYPVLHKLEKKEFIQSYWKIGDSGRKRKYYKLCDKGKKELASEKENWTAINQIILKLWKIEPNLI; translated from the coding sequence ATGGAAAAACTATCTAAAGAATTAATTGGAGCTTCTTCTATTCCAATTATTCTATCCATCCTATCAAAAAACGAATCGTACGGTTATGAAATTATTAAAAAAGTAAAGGATATTTCTAATGGCAAAATAGCCTATGGAGATGGTACTTTATACCCTGTTTTACACAAACTAGAAAAAAAAGAATTTATTCAATCGTATTGGAAAATTGGCGACTCGGGAAGAAAAAGAAAATACTATAAACTATGTGATAAAGGAAAAAAAGAACTGGCATCAGAAAAAGAAAATTGGACAGCAATCAACCAAATAATATTAAAACTATGGAAAATAGAACCAAATTTAATTTAA
- a CDS encoding M1 family metallopeptidase, whose translation MKKLTTFVLSVLFISTAVFAQNTPRKTQEGHTNQNKFRQLKDVLATPNSQRTASGAPGVNYTQQKVDYVIDIILDDKNQKITGSETITYHNNSADELTYLWLQLDQNMRAADSKTPDIQPSAIPKGTTKARFDKAYLNDPFDGGFNITSVTNIDDSSLSHTINQTMMRINLPKPLASGETFKFKVSWWYNINNHITDGGRSGFEHFPEDGNNSYVIAQFFPRLCVYDNVEGWQNDQFWGRSEFALEFGDYTVNITTPADHMLGATGVLLNEKEVLTKKQLKKLAEAKKTFDNPVIIHSQDEAIKLEKGFSKKTKTWKFFAENVRDYAFATSRKFIWDGMAVDINGKTVMAYSYYTREANPLYGDHSTRAVAQTLKTYSRHTFDYPYHKAIGVDGQMGMEYPQICFNPGRPNPDGTYSDRTKYRMIGVTIHEVGHNFFPMIVNSDERQWTWMDEGLNSFVQMLAMMDYEEGYPLRRGLPKNIVDYMDGDQAYIAPIMSKGDNVYSFGNNAYGKPATALWILRETIMGRELFDHAFRTYSQRWMFKHPTPADFFRTMEDASAIDLDWFWRGWFYTTDVTDIGIKNVKKFYAEERKGDIVNFVQDTTKTLKFKSPKRANSKYFYEITFDKPGGLVMPIIVEYTYADGSKERKTYPAQIWRYNDKEVTKAVYSNKEIINIAIDPDLETADVDTSNNNWPKKEGNKFEKFKNKIRG comes from the coding sequence ATGAAAAAATTAACCACTTTTGTACTATCTGTGTTGTTTATATCAACTGCTGTTTTTGCACAAAACACTCCTAGAAAAACACAGGAAGGACATACAAATCAAAATAAATTTAGACAGCTTAAAGATGTTCTAGCAACGCCTAATAGCCAACGAACCGCCTCCGGTGCTCCTGGTGTAAATTACACACAGCAAAAAGTAGATTATGTTATCGATATTATATTAGATGATAAAAATCAAAAAATTACCGGAAGTGAAACAATAACTTACCACAATAACTCAGCAGATGAATTAACCTATTTATGGTTACAATTAGATCAAAATATGCGTGCTGCAGATTCTAAAACGCCAGATATTCAACCAAGTGCAATTCCAAAAGGTACAACAAAAGCTAGGTTTGACAAAGCCTATTTGAATGATCCTTTTGATGGTGGGTTTAACATAACAAGTGTTACAAATATAGACGACAGTAGTTTGTCACACACCATCAATCAAACCATGATGCGTATAAACTTACCGAAACCTTTAGCATCTGGAGAAACATTTAAGTTTAAGGTTTCTTGGTGGTACAATATAAACAATCATATAACCGATGGTGGTAGATCTGGTTTTGAGCATTTCCCTGAGGATGGCAATAACAGTTATGTTATTGCACAATTCTTTCCGAGATTATGTGTGTATGATAATGTAGAGGGTTGGCAAAACGATCAATTTTGGGGAAGAAGTGAATTTGCTTTAGAGTTTGGAGATTATACGGTAAACATTACCACTCCTGCTGACCATATGCTTGGAGCAACTGGAGTATTGTTGAATGAAAAAGAAGTCTTAACAAAAAAACAACTCAAAAAGTTAGCTGAAGCAAAAAAAACCTTTGATAATCCTGTTATAATTCACTCTCAAGACGAAGCCATAAAACTTGAAAAAGGCTTTTCTAAGAAAACAAAGACATGGAAGTTTTTTGCAGAAAATGTTAGAGATTATGCTTTTGCTACCTCTAGAAAGTTTATTTGGGATGGTATGGCTGTTGATATTAATGGCAAAACGGTTATGGCGTATTCATACTATACCAGAGAAGCCAATCCATTATATGGCGATCACTCTACAAGAGCTGTGGCTCAAACATTAAAAACCTACTCTAGACATACATTTGATTATCCTTACCACAAAGCTATTGGAGTGGATGGACAAATGGGAATGGAATATCCTCAAATATGTTTCAATCCTGGTAGACCTAATCCGGATGGGACCTACTCCGATAGAACAAAATATAGAATGATTGGAGTGACTATTCACGAAGTTGGACACAACTTTTTTCCGATGATTGTAAATTCTGATGAGCGTCAATGGACTTGGATGGATGAAGGTTTAAATTCATTTGTTCAAATGTTGGCAATGATGGATTATGAAGAAGGATATCCTTTACGAAGAGGGTTACCAAAAAATATTGTTGATTATATGGATGGAGATCAAGCTTATATAGCTCCTATTATGTCAAAAGGAGATAATGTATATAGTTTTGGTAACAATGCATACGGAAAACCTGCAACTGCATTGTGGATTTTACGTGAAACCATTATGGGTAGAGAATTATTTGATCATGCTTTTAGAACGTATTCTCAACGTTGGATGTTTAAACACCCAACACCTGCAGATTTCTTTAGAACAATGGAAGATGCTTCTGCTATTGACTTAGATTGGTTTTGGAGAGGTTGGTTCTATACAACTGACGTTACTGATATAGGAATTAAAAATGTAAAAAAATTCTATGCTGAAGAAAGAAAAGGAGATATCGTTAATTTTGTTCAAGATACTACAAAAACATTAAAATTTAAGTCTCCTAAAAGAGCCAATTCTAAGTATTTCTACGAAATTACATTTGATAAGCCCGGAGGCTTAGTAATGCCAATTATTGTTGAATATACCTACGCAGACGGTTCAAAAGAAAGGAAAACGTATCCCGCTCAAATTTGGAGATATAATGATAAAGAAGTTACCAAAGCAGTTTATTCTAATAAAGAAATTATAAATATTGCAATAGATCCTGATTTAGAGACTGCAGATGTAGATACTTCTAATAATAACTGGCCAAAAAAGGAGGGCAATAAATTTGAAAAATTTAAAAATAAAATAAGGGGATAA
- a CDS encoding GNAT family N-acetyltransferase: MNTQHLQIRKATLNDLTTLKQFEQELIKYERPFAPNLKDDPISYYHIEDFIISNDAQLLVAVINNELVGSGYALIKNSASYKKPDQFAYLGFMYVSPNHRGKGINGKLTHELITWAATQGISEIQLDVYANNSSAINAYKKIGLQPDLLKMRMEINDNK, encoded by the coding sequence TTGAATACACAGCATTTACAAATACGGAAGGCAACATTAAATGACCTAACTACTTTAAAACAATTTGAGCAAGAACTTATTAAATATGAACGCCCTTTTGCTCCTAATTTAAAAGATGATCCTATAAGTTACTATCATATAGAAGATTTTATCATAAGTAATGATGCTCAACTACTAGTTGCCGTAATTAATAATGAACTTGTGGGTTCTGGCTATGCATTGATTAAAAATTCTGCATCCTATAAAAAACCAGATCAATTTGCGTATTTGGGGTTTATGTATGTTTCCCCAAACCATAGAGGAAAAGGTATTAACGGAAAGCTGACTCATGAATTAATAACATGGGCAGCGACTCAAGGTATTTCTGAAATTCAGCTAGATGTTTATGCTAACAATAGTAGTGCTATAAATGCGTACAAAAAAATTGGACTTCAACCCGATTTGTTAAAAATGAGGATGGAAATTAATGACAACAAATAA
- a CDS encoding endonuclease domain-containing protein produces the protein MSKLHNRKYLEERRKALRNKSTSAEAVLWKSLQRKQLKGRKFRRQHSIGNYIVDFYCASENLVIELDGAVHLDFAQQNYDEQRTHLLEELGLKITRFENKMVFESLELVLEVIASNFKN, from the coding sequence ATGAGTAAGCTACATAATCGTAAATATCTTGAAGAACGCAGAAAAGCACTTCGGAATAAATCGACATCAGCAGAAGCTGTATTGTGGAAGTCACTTCAAAGGAAGCAATTAAAAGGGAGAAAATTTAGAAGGCAACATAGTATAGGTAATTACATTGTAGATTTTTACTGTGCCTCTGAGAATCTTGTTATTGAGTTAGATGGAGCGGTACATTTAGATTTTGCCCAACAAAATTATGATGAACAAAGAACACATTTATTAGAAGAGTTAGGATTAAAAATTACTAGGTTCGAGAATAAAATGGTTTTCGAAAGTTTAGAACTGGTATTAGAAGTTATCGCTAGTAATTTTAAAAATTAG